In Apium graveolens cultivar Ventura chromosome 10, ASM990537v1, whole genome shotgun sequence, the following are encoded in one genomic region:
- the LOC141691312 gene encoding uncharacterized protein LOC141691312: MQHMYAFECLDRSLKVIIKEIDPERNDMPFGGITVTIVVNFQVFLLTENMRLKQGESDCEGKELKKFAKWVLDIGNGQFCDVQTENTVDNMIFSMYHNFSHEGHKEFGGTDEDLNEAFIIEYLNSLNVAGIPPHDLKLKVGDVVLLMHNLNQTLAFTHGQYYVAISRVTSPTGLTIVVDDESGAATNLTQNVVYKEVF; the protein is encoded by the exons ATGCAGCACATGTACGCATTCGAATGCCTAGACCGATCTTTGAAGGTTATCATAAAAGAAATTGATCCAGAACGTAACGACATGCCTTTTGGCGGTATTACT GTCACGATTGTGGTCAATTTCCAAGTATTCTTGCTGACAGAAAACATGCGCTTGAAACAAGGCGAAAGTGATTGTGAAGGTAAAGAGCTTAAAAAGTTTGCAAAATGGGTACTTGACATTGGTAATGGCCAG TTCTGTGATGTACAAACTGAAAACACAGTTGATAACATGATTTTTAGCATGTATCATAATTTTTCTCACGAAGGGCACA AGGAATTTGGTGGGACAGATGAGGATCTGAATGAAGCCTTCATAATAGAGTATTTGAACTCCTTAAATGTTGCTGGGATTCCACCTCATGATCTGAAACTTAAGGTTGGGGATGTTGTTCTGCTAATGCATAATTTGAACCAAACCCTTG CTTTCACTCATGGACAATACTATGTTGCTATTAGTCGAGTAACCTCACCCACTGGCCTCACTATAGttgttgatgatgagtctggtGCGGCTACAAATTTAACCCAAAACGTTGTGTACAAAGAAGTTTTTTAG